In the Petrotoga sp. 9PWA.NaAc.5.4 genome, one interval contains:
- a CDS encoding ABC transporter substrate-binding protein, with protein sequence MKKVSVLCVMLVVLFSAVVFAEKGPMPDKVYFDVRMQQEVAVRDVAAGNLDIYMNSVPASIMNSLPQSILNNLEVYSVPSGSWSLLFNPVPNEPPYTVKIGNKEYFNPLAIQEVRFAMNFLINRQYIVDEIQQGAGGPMFTVATPGQPGTQPYIEIAANMGLTPEGNQELALEMIEEAMTKAANLPENRGRLIKQGQWWTFDGEPVTLKFLIRVDDPEGRLKSGRYIADQIEKAGIKVERLERDRSAITTAYYSNPADLEWHIYTEGWGAGATRKYWHHIVSQMYAPWYANMPGGGDPAHWNYVHEEIDNLTLKVYSGNFSTEEEYWDAILRATELGLEDSVRIYISYQQDYYVANKNNYNRRVVYGLGDGLNQWSIITSDTKNRELRVTQYSAQGVLFMSAWDPVGTNGFNDTFSINIASTMYDYGMFESPASADITPAKIIPRLDTLDTKFELGEDGELVGLIEVPEDAIKFDPFTKQWVNVGPGLTSISVCTYDIVYGVWNNGVSESLADYMFGPAYAWDLSVDSGSGDTRYDPTYSTSMMPTLEVEVARKLNPDGSITVWFNYNFPVDHMYLASWGAPWWNVSASNQPVGVSWEIVEALTRLVEKGGASGRQYTFSATSAGGNVYEVDVIEPVCVGDIKVELQKMIDEKYVPVYIKDYVTPEEAVERYRTSLNFINKHNHAYIGNGPFLMERYDPVGRFVELTAVRDERYPFERGYWNEYFETTRLNIDGIDLAFAALAAIDLPVYIHVSEVLYPYDTATPAEGGNVEVALIALGNKWTFKAEPEAAGLFLATIPSSVLMTLEPGTYSVVVTATSEGAIPSTYSTSIIVY encoded by the coding sequence ATGAAGAAAGTAAGTGTTCTTTGCGTGATGTTGGTGGTATTATTTTCTGCGGTTGTTTTTGCAGAAAAAGGTCCTATGCCTGACAAGGTGTATTTTGATGTTAGGATGCAACAAGAAGTTGCGGTTCGGGATGTTGCTGCAGGAAATCTTGATATATATATGAATTCAGTTCCAGCATCTATTATGAATTCTTTGCCTCAGTCCATCTTGAATAATTTGGAAGTTTATTCTGTTCCATCTGGTTCGTGGTCCTTACTTTTTAACCCCGTTCCTAACGAGCCTCCTTATACTGTGAAAATTGGAAATAAAGAATATTTTAATCCTTTAGCTATACAAGAAGTAAGATTTGCTATGAACTTTTTGATAAATAGACAGTATATTGTAGATGAGATTCAACAAGGTGCAGGAGGTCCAATGTTTACTGTGGCAACTCCGGGTCAGCCTGGAACCCAGCCTTACATAGAGATAGCTGCTAATATGGGATTAACACCTGAAGGAAATCAAGAATTAGCTCTTGAAATGATAGAAGAGGCCATGACGAAAGCGGCTAATTTGCCAGAAAACCGAGGAAGGTTAATAAAACAAGGCCAATGGTGGACATTTGATGGAGAACCTGTAACGTTGAAATTCTTGATTCGTGTTGATGATCCTGAAGGAAGATTAAAATCTGGAAGATACATTGCCGATCAGATAGAAAAAGCTGGAATAAAAGTGGAAAGATTGGAAAGGGATAGGAGCGCTATTACAACAGCTTATTATTCAAATCCAGCTGATCTTGAATGGCATATTTATACAGAAGGCTGGGGAGCAGGAGCAACAAGAAAGTATTGGCACCATATTGTATCTCAAATGTATGCTCCATGGTATGCTAATATGCCAGGTGGAGGAGATCCTGCTCACTGGAATTATGTGCACGAAGAAATCGATAATTTAACTCTAAAGGTCTATAGTGGTAACTTTTCTACAGAAGAAGAGTACTGGGATGCGATTTTAAGAGCGACAGAGTTAGGTTTGGAAGATTCTGTAAGAATATATATTTCATATCAGCAAGATTATTATGTAGCGAACAAAAATAATTACAATAGAAGAGTGGTTTATGGATTAGGTGATGGCTTGAATCAGTGGTCTATTATAACCTCAGATACTAAAAATAGAGAATTAAGGGTAACTCAATATTCTGCTCAAGGTGTTTTATTTATGAGTGCGTGGGATCCAGTAGGAACAAACGGATTCAACGATACTTTTTCCATAAATATTGCTTCCACCATGTACGATTATGGGATGTTTGAGAGTCCGGCTTCTGCTGATATTACACCTGCAAAGATTATTCCAAGATTAGATACTTTGGATACAAAATTTGAGTTAGGCGAAGATGGAGAACTAGTTGGATTGATAGAGGTTCCGGAAGATGCTATCAAATTTGATCCATTCACCAAGCAATGGGTGAATGTTGGTCCTGGATTAACTTCTATAAGTGTTTGTACATATGATATTGTATACGGTGTTTGGAATAATGGTGTTTCAGAAAGTTTGGCAGATTATATGTTTGGACCTGCTTATGCATGGGATCTTTCAGTTGACTCTGGAAGTGGTGATACAAGGTATGATCCAACTTATTCGACAAGTATGATGCCAACATTAGAAGTTGAAGTTGCAAGAAAGCTTAACCCAGATGGTTCTATAACGGTATGGTTCAATTATAATTTCCCTGTTGATCATATGTATCTTGCTTCATGGGGTGCCCCATGGTGGAATGTATCTGCTTCTAATCAACCTGTAGGAGTTTCATGGGAAATAGTTGAAGCTTTGACAAGATTAGTTGAAAAGGGAGGAGCTTCAGGGAGACAGTATACTTTCTCTGCAACTTCGGCAGGAGGGAATGTTTATGAAGTAGATGTTATAGAACCAGTATGTGTTGGTGATATAAAAGTTGAATTGCAAAAAATGATTGATGAAAAGTATGTTCCAGTTTATATAAAAGATTATGTGACTCCCGAAGAAGCCGTTGAAAGATATAGAACTTCTCTTAATTTTATTAACAAGCATAACCATGCTTATATAGGGAACGGGCCATTTCTGATGGAAAGATACGATCCCGTTGGAAGATTCGTTGAATTAACAGCAGTAAGAGATGAACGATATCCTTTTGAACGTGGTTATTGGAATGAATATTTTGAGACCACAAGATTGAATATTGATGGAATAGATTTAGCTTTTGCAGCTCTTGCTGCTATTGATTTACCAGTGTATATACATGTATCTGAAGTTCTTTACCCTTACGATACAGCTACTCCTGCAGAAGGAGGAAACGTTGAAGTTGCATTGATAGCCCTTGGTAATAAATGGACTTTTAAAGCAGAACCTGAAGCAGCAGGCTTGTTCTTGGCGACAATTCCATCAAGCGTTCTTATGACTTTAGAACCAGGTACTTATTCAGTAGTTGTTACAGCAACATCTGAAGGAGCAATACCTTCAACATATTCAACATCGATAATTGTTTATTAA
- a CDS encoding ABC transporter permease: MYWRYAIKRILMGILIYVIIIFIYSILFNTVMEETLNGQIIEIVNGEMLKMSQVGTDPEYLLQYRQIRIKELRTLYHLDDPLPSRIFWRAINTLTFNYGNSTIMRSFKGETDVLAIVLERIPYTLLLFTVAILIDIVVGVSLGIKKAQRAGKLMDQTTSIITMVVYGLPSWWFGMVMIMLFAFTIPIFPSGGFNSVPPPNTFLARVVDTLYHLALPVITLVFIGFWGRAYLTRNIVLGNLQEDFIMSARARGIPERSVLYGHAMRTSAPPILTMSLLSLLASFNGALVFEGIFSWPGMGSLYWAAVQQNDIPVLLGNLSITTAIYIGGIVVLDLIYGFLDPRIKVGGKA, encoded by the coding sequence ATGTATTGGAGATACGCTATAAAAAGAATTCTTATGGGAATACTAATTTATGTAATCATTATTTTTATATATTCTATTCTTTTCAATACAGTTATGGAAGAAACTCTGAATGGTCAGATAATAGAGATTGTCAACGGAGAAATGCTCAAAATGTCACAAGTTGGAACAGATCCAGAATATTTGTTACAGTATAGGCAAATCAGGATCAAAGAATTAAGAACTTTGTATCATTTAGACGATCCTCTTCCCAGTAGAATCTTTTGGAGGGCTATAAATACATTAACTTTTAATTATGGCAATTCTACAATAATGAGGTCTTTCAAAGGAGAGACAGATGTTCTTGCTATAGTTTTAGAAAGAATTCCTTATACTTTGCTTCTTTTTACCGTTGCTATATTAATTGATATAGTTGTTGGAGTGTCTCTCGGAATAAAAAAAGCTCAAAGGGCAGGAAAATTAATGGACCAAACTACTTCAATTATAACAATGGTAGTGTATGGTTTGCCAAGTTGGTGGTTTGGAATGGTGATGATTATGTTGTTTGCTTTTACTATTCCCATTTTCCCATCGGGTGGATTCAATAGTGTTCCACCTCCTAATACATTTTTGGCAAGAGTTGTAGATACTTTATATCACCTCGCTCTTCCTGTAATAACTTTAGTTTTCATAGGTTTTTGGGGAAGGGCATACTTAACAAGAAATATCGTTTTAGGAAATTTGCAAGAAGATTTTATAATGTCCGCCAGGGCAAGAGGTATACCTGAAAGGTCTGTTTTATATGGACATGCTATGAGAACTTCTGCACCTCCCATTCTTACCATGTCTTTGTTGTCTTTGTTAGCCTCCTTTAATGGAGCTCTTGTCTTCGAAGGTATATTCAGTTGGCCGGGTATGGGCAGTTTATATTGGGCAGCTGTTCAACAAAATGATATTCCTGTTTTATTGGGTAACCTATCAATAACAACAGCTATTTATATAGGGGGTATCGTGGTTTTAGATTTAATCTATGGATTTCTTGATCCAAGAATAAAAGTAGGTGGAAAAGCGTGA
- a CDS encoding ABC transporter permease: protein MKKNKSINGPLRDFWNEFKQYKYGVVGIIFLIVFIILVVFERFLVPFPEASSRWRDITYWEDNPRSVPPVWINFFTSKDYTPTVYFEDLEFAENQLAPTITAMNYVLEYEYDYDIPPVDMILRGRYQGNFTANIVVERPDGTTVNLVNKNFTAPTMRDFRISLVNEAQNSVRNFARRYQPNVPQNISIFSILFSQANENIISSPQPLKGTYKFNINLIKTSSNTVIEEPIFIVSGSASGLLGTDNSKRDIWSGLVAGLKWALFIGLFTSAISVGVGVIYGVVSAYYGGIVDSIMQRIWEVFINIPLLPVLIVLSAIFQPSIWTLIIMMCLFFWVGPVKTVRSMALQIKEETFVEAAKALGASNSRIIFRHIVPMLIPYAFASMALNVPSAIVYEATVSLLGLGDASIVTWGQILHDAFSGGAVISGYWWWIVPPGIAIALVGMTFAFLGFAMDTILNPKLRTR from the coding sequence GTGAAAAAAAATAAATCAATTAATGGTCCACTTAGAGATTTTTGGAATGAATTTAAGCAATATAAGTATGGTGTTGTAGGAATTATTTTTCTCATAGTTTTTATTATTCTAGTGGTTTTTGAAAGATTTTTGGTTCCTTTCCCAGAAGCATCAAGTAGATGGAGAGATATTACCTACTGGGAAGATAATCCAAGAAGTGTGCCTCCTGTTTGGATTAATTTCTTCACTTCAAAAGATTATACACCTACCGTCTACTTTGAAGATTTAGAATTTGCAGAAAATCAGCTTGCTCCAACTATAACGGCAATGAATTATGTTTTAGAATATGAATATGATTACGATATTCCTCCTGTTGATATGATTTTGAGAGGTAGATATCAAGGTAACTTTACTGCTAACATCGTTGTCGAAAGACCTGATGGAACTACTGTAAATTTAGTGAATAAAAATTTTACTGCACCTACTATGAGAGATTTTCGTATTTCTTTGGTCAATGAAGCACAAAACAGTGTAAGAAATTTTGCAAGAAGATATCAACCCAATGTTCCACAAAATATTAGTATTTTTAGCATTTTATTTTCACAAGCCAACGAAAATATTATATCAAGTCCTCAGCCTTTAAAGGGGACATATAAATTTAATATAAACTTGATTAAAACTTCTTCCAATACTGTTATTGAAGAACCTATATTTATTGTTTCTGGCAGTGCTTCTGGTTTATTAGGAACAGATAACTCTAAAAGAGATATTTGGAGTGGTTTAGTTGCTGGACTAAAGTGGGCTTTGTTTATAGGACTTTTTACTTCTGCCATTTCTGTAGGAGTTGGAGTGATTTATGGTGTTGTATCTGCTTATTATGGAGGTATAGTCGATTCGATTATGCAAAGAATATGGGAAGTATTTATAAATATTCCATTGTTACCGGTTTTAATTGTGTTATCCGCTATATTCCAACCGAGCATTTGGACATTGATAATTATGATGTGTTTGTTTTTCTGGGTTGGACCTGTTAAGACCGTTAGAAGTATGGCTTTGCAAATAAAAGAAGAGACATTCGTAGAAGCTGCAAAAGCTTTAGGAGCCTCTAATTCACGAATAATTTTTAGACATATAGTTCCTATGCTTATACCTTATGCTTTTGCAAGTATGGCATTAAATGTACCGAGTGCTATAGTATACGAAGCTACAGTTAGTTTGTTAGGATTGGGTGATGCTTCAATAGTAACATGGGGTCAGATTCTACATGATGCTTTTAGCGGTGGTGCTGTTATAAGTGGTTATTGGTGGTGGATAGTCCCGCCAGGAATAGCGATTGCCCTTGTTGGAATGACTTTCGCATTTTTAGGTTTTGCGATGGATACTATCCTAAATCCAAAATTAAGAACGAGGTAG
- a CDS encoding ABC transporter ATP-binding protein: MNDVLTVNNLKVYYFTRKGVVKGLDDVSFSLRNGETLGLVGESGCGKSTLGMGLLRMPNPPGKIVGGEIIIDNENIVPLKESEVRKRIRWNKISMVFQGAMNSLTPVYTIKKQMIETLQNHKEMEEEEAIKIIKKYLNHVGLSEDILRRYPHELSGGMKQRVVIAMALFLEPKIIIADEPTTALDVVVQAQIINLLKTLKKELNLSFIFITHDLATEAEVSDRIMVMYAGKTAEIGTNYQIYGPQGPAHPYTKGLLSSTPRLHQKVEELDFIPGVPPDLLNPPTGCRFHLRCPVAFDKCKMKEPPLKEIEPEHFVACWRCYEDE; this comes from the coding sequence ATGAATGATGTTTTAACAGTCAATAATTTAAAAGTTTATTATTTTACCCGAAAGGGAGTCGTTAAAGGATTGGATGATGTAAGTTTTTCTCTCAGAAATGGAGAAACGTTGGGTTTAGTAGGAGAGTCTGGTTGCGGTAAAAGTACTTTGGGGATGGGTTTATTAAGAATGCCCAATCCTCCCGGAAAGATTGTTGGAGGAGAAATTATTATAGATAATGAAAATATCGTTCCTTTAAAAGAAAGTGAAGTAAGAAAAAGAATAAGATGGAATAAGATATCTATGGTATTTCAAGGAGCTATGAACAGTCTAACACCTGTTTATACAATAAAAAAACAGATGATAGAAACCCTTCAAAATCATAAAGAGATGGAAGAAGAAGAAGCAATTAAAATTATAAAGAAGTATCTTAATCATGTAGGTTTGTCTGAAGATATTTTAAGAAGATATCCTCACGAACTTTCTGGTGGGATGAAACAACGTGTTGTAATTGCGATGGCTTTGTTTTTGGAACCAAAAATAATCATCGCTGATGAACCCACAACTGCCTTGGATGTTGTTGTCCAGGCACAGATAATAAATCTTTTAAAAACTTTGAAGAAAGAACTTAATCTTTCCTTTATTTTTATAACCCATGATTTAGCTACAGAAGCTGAAGTTTCTGATAGAATAATGGTTATGTATGCCGGAAAAACTGCTGAAATAGGAACAAATTACCAAATTTATGGGCCCCAAGGTCCTGCACATCCATATACAAAAGGTTTGCTATCTTCTACTCCCAGATTGCATCAAAAAGTAGAAGAGTTAGATTTTATACCTGGTGTGCCACCCGATCTTCTAAATCCTCCAACTGGATGTAGATTCCATCTTCGTTGTCCGGTTGCTTTTGATAAGTGTAAAATGAAAGAACCACCTTTAAAAGAGATAGAGCCTGAGCATTTTGTTGCTTGTTGGAGGTGTTATGAAGATGAATGA
- a CDS encoding ABC transporter ATP-binding protein encodes MNDEIILSVKNLKKWFPLRRTIKEFFSGDRRWVRAVDGVSFDVKRGEIFSLIGESGCGKTTTGRLIMKLEEATDGEIIFKNENIISFSTLEKIKAYKEQVQMIFQDPYASMNPRFKIRDVLSEPLIIHKKAKTLEERENLVRKTLEEVKLIPPEEFMDRYPHMLSGGQRQRVATARTLILSPELIVADEPVSMIDLSTRAEILHMMKEVQKNLQLTYIYITHDLSTARYFCDRIAVMYLGKIVELGNADEIIENPLHPYTKALIEAVPEPLPGKENQIKEIPIKGEVPSAANVPKGCRFHPRCIYAQPKCYESVEDPELVEDSNGHFVACYRYKEINTVPEKANR; translated from the coding sequence ATGAATGATGAAATAATATTGAGTGTAAAGAATTTAAAAAAATGGTTTCCTCTGAGAAGAACCATTAAAGAATTTTTTTCTGGAGATAGAAGATGGGTAAGAGCTGTCGATGGGGTAAGTTTTGATGTGAAAAGAGGAGAAATATTTTCTTTGATAGGAGAATCTGGATGTGGTAAAACAACGACAGGAAGGTTGATAATGAAATTGGAAGAAGCAACAGATGGAGAAATAATATTCAAAAATGAAAATATAATTTCTTTTTCAACTTTGGAAAAAATCAAAGCATACAAAGAACAAGTTCAAATGATTTTTCAAGATCCATATGCCTCAATGAATCCAAGGTTTAAGATAAGGGATGTTTTATCTGAACCTTTGATAATTCATAAAAAAGCTAAAACCTTAGAAGAGAGAGAAAATTTGGTAAGAAAAACGCTTGAAGAAGTAAAACTTATTCCTCCAGAAGAATTTATGGATAGATATCCTCACATGTTAAGTGGCGGTCAAAGGCAGAGAGTTGCAACTGCAAGAACCTTGATATTATCACCAGAATTAATAGTGGCAGATGAGCCCGTTTCTATGATAGATTTGTCAACGAGAGCGGAAATTTTACACATGATGAAAGAAGTTCAAAAAAATTTACAACTAACATATATTTATATAACTCATGATTTATCTACAGCAAGATACTTTTGCGATAGAATAGCTGTTATGTATCTTGGAAAAATAGTTGAATTAGGTAATGCAGACGAAATAATTGAAAATCCTTTACACCCTTACACTAAAGCTCTTATAGAAGCCGTACCAGAACCTTTACCTGGTAAAGAGAATCAGATTAAAGAGATCCCAATAAAAGGGGAAGTGCCATCTGCTGCAAATGTGCCTAAAGGATGCAGATTTCATCCAAGATGTATCTATGCCCAGCCGAAATGCTATGAAAGTGTAGAAGACCCTGAGCTTGTAGAAGATTCTAATGGACATTTTGTTGCCTGTTATAGGTATAAAGAAATTAATACTGTTCCAGAAAAGGCTAATAGGTAG
- a CDS encoding NUDIX hydrolase, which produces MNEQILAVSNRIINEKINADFKNFIKIKFSDFGKILEYGNFYERNKIESDNNFRQIIPYVVFKNKENKILVLKRTQNQGEKRLHNKISIGIGGHINKNDIGISKEQTFFNGMDREINEELWLTSNSKYIYKGIINDDSEEVSNVHLGILFIGFVEHAEIKEVENFQSKWLKKEEILQMPYVNLEGWTKIALENI; this is translated from the coding sequence ATGAATGAACAAATTTTGGCGGTCTCAAACAGAATAATAAACGAAAAAATAAATGCAGATTTTAAAAACTTTATAAAGATAAAATTTTCTGATTTTGGAAAAATTTTAGAATACGGAAATTTTTATGAGAGAAATAAAATAGAAAGTGATAACAATTTTAGGCAAATAATCCCATACGTTGTTTTTAAGAATAAAGAAAATAAGATTTTAGTCCTGAAAAGAACTCAAAATCAAGGAGAAAAGCGACTACACAATAAGATCTCTATTGGTATTGGTGGACACATAAACAAAAATGATATAGGAATCTCTAAAGAACAAACGTTCTTCAACGGCATGGATAGAGAAATCAACGAAGAGTTATGGCTTACTTCAAATTCAAAATATATTTATAAAGGAATAATAAACGATGACTCTGAAGAAGTATCAAACGTACATTTAGGAATTTTATTTATAGGGTTTGTTGAACATGCTGAAATCAAAGAAGTAGAAAACTTTCAAAGTAAGTGGCTTAAAAAAGAAGAAATACTACAAATGCCATACGTAAATTTAGAAGGTTGGACTAAAATTGCCTTAGAAAATATCTAA
- the hslV gene encoding ATP-dependent protease subunit HslV — protein sequence MQFNGTTIIGVKKNGKTVIGGDGQVTMGETVFKGNAKKVRRIGDGKVISGFAGSVADALALYERFEGKYKASHGNLMKAAVDLTKEWRMDKALRRLEALLLVADKENMLLISGNGEVMEPQENAIAIGSGGPYAYAAAMALLRNTELDAEEIAKQSLKIAGEICIYTNDNITLEIIE from the coding sequence ATGCAATTTAATGGAACGACAATAATAGGTGTTAAAAAAAATGGTAAAACTGTCATAGGTGGAGATGGCCAAGTAACAATGGGCGAAACTGTCTTCAAAGGAAACGCAAAAAAGGTTAGAAGAATAGGCGATGGAAAAGTAATATCAGGGTTCGCTGGTTCTGTCGCGGATGCTTTAGCTTTATATGAAAGATTTGAAGGAAAATATAAAGCATCTCATGGTAATTTGATGAAAGCAGCAGTTGATTTAACAAAAGAATGGAGAATGGATAAAGCTTTAAGAAGGTTAGAAGCTCTATTACTTGTTGCTGACAAAGAAAATATGTTATTAATTTCTGGAAATGGCGAAGTTATGGAGCCACAAGAGAATGCGATAGCTATAGGTTCTGGTGGACCTTATGCTTACGCGGCAGCTATGGCTCTTTTGAGAAATACAGAGTTGGATGCCGAAGAAATTGCAAAACAATCTTTGAAAATAGCTGGAGAAATATGTATTTATACAAACGATAATATTACGTTGGAGATTATAGAATGA